In a genomic window of Magnolia sinica isolate HGM2019 chromosome 16, MsV1, whole genome shotgun sequence:
- the LOC131228725 gene encoding protein NETWORKED 2D — MFVHAFRPDSQSSPLFHTHSTFPYLDKKIEKIKIKTNRRFRALVFFFPVICQLHPLLPCFSLQREREREREREREREMLQRAASNAYSWWWASHIRTKQGKWLQQNLDDMEEKVKNILIVIEEDADSFARRAEMYYKKRPELISFVEESYRAYRALAERYEHISGELQNANNTIATVFPEQVPISIEEDDDVDNQEKVSTVDPSKVPKTPENPKFKFPIIDAKKRRSSKPKKPQPKKPSSNMTKHEAQEEIDKLQKGILVLQTEKEFVMSSYESGLAKFWDIEQQIEEMQEKVCELQDEFSVSKDIEDNEARALMTASALKSCEDTLVQLQEQQKRSTEEARVEAERVKDAEEKLKAFKDGFLQNHTDDRKLPEEANIADSVNKNLVEEVCSLKEERLELQSICEKLKEYFDINSDSSLTVTELAEKVDELVNKVLSLENAVSSQTALIKRLRLETDELQNHLQSLEEDRESLLDDSKSLNDKIKELEEELNRIQDLNRSVKDESSKLQMHFTEACHNLDNLSEELQSPNQQDKVEITGLPQLEESDLHDVGPCKQIEEEEDIKMRVDGPINLKDEIIEQGETQATQENHVRSENLLDLKHLRDVAPCKQIEEEEDIKMRVDGPINLKDEIIEQGETEGTQENHVRSENLLDLKQQDEVENKDASQEEDDVLNFGGDSPNWGQLFLNGLEDREKILLAEYTSILRNYKEIKRRLSEVENKSQESLFETTAQIRELKNDNAMKDAEIQSLQQKVSMLQTSLHEKNETRVLKSKDSMQNRAGSTIDQWKSLFSDLHVKSPGQSKLRRLEDLLKEQSINSPSRTDESNAFASKEHPHSEEEIEESLVNKQHTASTIEEKFRRDIDGLLEENLDFWSRFSTSFDQIQKFQKAVQDLQAKFTKLKNDDKKQESSANAADQMLKSEATSIEKHLRELQTELSAWLEQSASLKDELQCRLSSICKIQEEISRVSKMHSKTEKSEFTEQQAARFQGEVLDMQQENNKVASELQAGLDHVRRLQFEIQKNLSNLHENFELSGSKSNRQQANARNAFSRAKIPLRYFIFGTKPKPKKPSLFSCINPALQKQYSNLRAAGAEPPM, encoded by the exons ATGTTTGTCCACGCATTTCGGCCAGACTCGCagtcctctcctctctttcatacACATTCAACCTTCCCATATTTagacaagaaaatagaaaaaataaaaataaaaacaaacagaAGATTCAgagctttggtttttttttttcctgtaatttGTCAGTTACACCCTCTTCTTCCTTGTTTCTcccttcagagagagagagagagagagagagagagagagagagagagagagatgttgcaGAGAGCTGCAAGCAATGCTTATTCCTGGTGGTGGGCCAGCCACATCAGGACAAAGCAGGGGAAATGGCTTCAACAGAATCTGGATG ATATGGAAGAAAAGGTGAAAAACATTCTTATAGTCATCGAAGAGGATGCAGATTCATTCGCCAGGCGAGCCGAGATGTACTACAAGAAAAGACCCGAACTGATAAGCTTTGTTGAAGAGTCTTACAGAGCTTACAGAGCTTTGGCTGAAAGATACGAACACATCTCTGGGGAGCTACAGAATGCCAACAACACCATAGCTACTGTTTTCCCAGAACAAGTTCCAATCTCAAtcgaagaagatgatgatgtcgATAATCAGGAAAAAGTTTCGACTGTTGATCCCAGTAAAGTTCCTAAGACGCCCGAAAACCCAAAATTCAAATTCCCAATTATAGATGCAAAAAAACGACGGTCCTCAAAACCAAAGAAACCGCAACCTAAGAAGCCTAGTTCGAATATGACCAAACACGAGGCCCAGGAAGAGATCGACAAGCTTCAGAAAGGAATCCTGGTTCTGCAGACGGAGAAGGAATTCGTGATGAGCTCTTATGAGAGTGGGCTTGCAAAGTTCTGGGACATCGAGCAACAGATCGAGGAGATGCAAGAGAAGGTTTGCGAATTACAAGATGAGTTCAGTGTGAGCAAGGACATTGAGGACAATGAGGCCCGGGCTTTGATGACAGCGTCGGCACTGAAATCATGCGAGGACACTCTAGTTCAGCTGCAAGAGCAGCAAAAGAGATCAACAGAAGAAGCGAGAGTAGAGGCAGAAAGGGTGAAGGATGCCGAAGAGAAGTTGAAGGCTTTCAAGGATGGGTTTCTTCAGAATCATACTGATGACAGGAAACTCCCCGAAGAGGCTAATATTGCGGATTCCGTGAATAAGAACTTGGTGGAAGAAGTGTGTAGTTTGAAAGAAGAGAGATTAGAGTTGCAATCGATATGTGAAAAACTAAAGGAATACTTCGATATCAATTCCGACTCATCTCTCACTGTAACAGAACTCGCAGAGAAGGTTGATGAACTCGTGAATAAAGTCCTCAGCTTGGAGAATGCGGTTTCTTCGCAGACGGCGCTGATCAAGAGATTGAGATTGGAAACCGACGAACTTCAGAACCACTTGCAAAGCTTGGAAGAAGACAGAGAATCTTTGCTCGACGACTCAAAAAGTTTGAATGATAAGATCAAAGAATTGGAAGAGGAGTTGAACCGAATTCAGGATCTCAACCGCTCGGTCAAAGATGAGAGCAGCAAGCTTCAAATGCATTTTACAGAGGCGTGTCATAACCTCGACAACCTTTCAGAGGAACTGCAGTCGCCTAACCAGCAGGACAAGGTCGAGATCACGGGCTTGCCTCAATTAGAAGAGAGTGATCTTCATGACGTGGGACCATGTAAACAgatcgaagaagaggaagatatAAAGATGAGGGTCGATGGCCCGATAAATTTGAAGGATGAGATTATAGAACAAGGGGAAACCCAAGCGACTCAGGAAAATCATGTTCGATCTGAAAACTTGCTGGACCTGAAACATCTTCGTGACGTGGCACCTTGTAAACAgatcgaagaagaggaagatatAAAGATGAGGGTCGATGGCCCAATAAATTTGAAGGATGAGATTATAGAACAAGGGGAAACCGAAGGGACTCAGGAAAATCATGTTCGATCTGAAAACTTGCTGGACCTGAAACAGCAGGACGAAGTTGAGAACAAGGATGCATCGCAAGAAGAAGATGATGTTTTGAATTTTGGAGGAGATTCGCCAAACTGGGGGCAGTTATTCTTAAATGGATTGGAAGACAGAGAGAAGATTTTGTTGGCGGAGTACACATCGATTCTTCGGAATTACAAGGAAATAAAGAGGAGGCTATCTGAAGTGGAGAATAAAAGCCAAGAAAGCCTTTTTGAAACAACAGCGCAGATAAGGGAACTGAAGAATGATAATGCAATGAAGGATGCGGAGATCCAATCGCTGCAGCAGAAAGTGAGCATGCTCCAGACAAGCTTGCATGAAAAAAATGAAACCCGCGTGTTAAAATCGAAAGATTCAATGCAAAACAGAGCTGGAAGTACGATTGATCAGTGGAAATCCTTGTTTTCTGACTTGCATGTGAAGAGCCCAGGCCAGTCAAAGCTTCGACGGTTGGAAGATCTATTAAAAGAACAAAGCATCAACTCCCCATCAAGAACAGATGAATCCAACGCATTCGCATCCAAGGAACATCCACATTCAGAAGAAGAAATTGAGGAATCTCTTGTCAACAAACAGCATACTGCCTCAACCATCGAAGAGAAATTCCGAAGGGACATCGATGGACTTCTGGAAGAGAACCTAGACTTCTGGTCAAGATTCAGCACGTCATTTGATCAGATACAGAAGTTTCAAAAGGCTGTCCAGGACCTGCAAGCCAAATTTACAAAACTGAAGAATGACGACAAGAAGCAAGAGAGCAGTGCTAATGCAGCGGACCAGATGCTGAAATCAGAAGCCACATCAATCGAAAAGCATCTGAGAGAATTACAGACCGAATTGTCAGCCTGGCTAGAGCAGAGCGCATCACTGAAAGACGAGTTGCAGTGCAGATTGTCATCAATATGCAAAATCCAAGAAGAGATTTCAAGAGTTTCCAAGATGCACTCCAAGACAGAAAAATCTGAATTCACAGAACAACAAGCCGCAAGGTTTCAAGGCGAGGTGCTGGACATGCAACAGGAGAACAATAAGGTAGCCAGCGAACTGCAGGCGGGCCTAGACCACGTGAGAAGATTGCAATTTGAGATCCAGAAGAATCTGTCAAATCTACACGAGAATTTTGAGCTGTCAGGATCGAAAAGCAACCGTCAACAGGCAAACGCAAGGAATGCATTCAGTAGGGCTAAAATTCCTCTACGGTACTTCATCTTCGGtaccaaacccaaacccaagaaGCCGTCACTCTTTTCATGCATAAATCCTGCATTGCAGAAACAATATAGCAACTTAAGGGCTGCTGGGGCAGAACCTCCTATGTAA
- the LOC131228726 gene encoding nicotinamidase 1 yields the protein MLELLKGEIPYQEGEEVLVLSEDVRTTGLVLVDLVNGFCTVGAGNLAPAEPNKQISVMVEESVRVSRMFCERKWPIFAFLDTHYPDKPEPPYPPHCIIGTGEENLVPALQWLENEPNVTIRRKSCINGFVGSWEKDGSNIFTDWVKANGIKVILVLGICTDICVLDLVSTLLSARNLGLLPPLEDVVVHSGGCATYHLPVHVARNIKGALAHPQDVMHHIGLYLAKGRGAKIVQEVSISSSMEL from the exons ATGTTGGAGCTGTTGAAGGGTGAGATTCCAtatcaagagggagaagaagttCTTGTTCTGTCAGAAGATGTGAGGACTACGGGCCTTGTTCTTGTGGATCTTGTCAATGGCTTTTGCACTGTTGGAGCTGGGAATCTG GCTCCAGCAGAGCCCAATAAACAGATATCTGTGATGGTCGAGGAGTCTGTACGGGTGTCCAGGATGTTCTGTGAAAGGAAATGGCCTATTTTTGCTTTCCTTGATACCCACTATCCTGATAAACCAGAGCCCCCATATCCACCTCATTGTATAATTGGAACAGGAGAAGAAAATCTAGTTCCAG CTCTGCAATGGTTGGAGAATGAACCGAACGTAACAATCAGACGCAAATCTTGCATTAACGGGTTCGTGGGCTCATGGGAGAAAGATGGCTCTAATATCTTTACGGATTGGGTGAAAGCCAATGGAATCAAAGTT ATTTTGGTGTTAGGAATATGCACAGATATCTGTGTTCTAGATCTTGTGTCTACCTTACTATCTGCAAGGAATCTTGGTTTGCTACCTCCTTTGGAAGATGTGGTGGTGCACTCAGGTGGATGTGCTACGTACCATCTCCCAGTTCATGTTGCTAGGAATATCAAAGGAGCTTTAGCCCATCCTCAG GATGTGATGCATCACATTGGTCTTTACCTGGCCAAGGGAAGGGGAGCAAAGATAGTACAGGAAGTATCAATCAGTTCATCGATGGAGCTCTGA